The following coding sequences are from one Salinicoccus sp. Bachu38 window:
- a CDS encoding ABC transporter ATP-binding protein, whose product MERVIIMENVKKHFANEEALRGITFEIAKGEVFGLLGPSGSGKTTTIKILTGELEPSEGRVEVLGHSHETFNSTQYVKSLGILSDNSSLYERLTVKDNLALFRKLYSTEQTKVNQVLKDVGLEEHINKKVKDLSKGMKQRILLCKAVLHEPEVLFLDEPTSALDPVTTDSIHAMLLKIKSQGTTIMLTTHNMDEATALCDTVAFLNSGTVIDMGSPESLRQAYKTNDIHITYRNGTTRHIPRHKENRSQLENALFDPEAVNIESDYPTLGEVFKKVTGKELV is encoded by the coding sequence ATGGAAAGAGTAATCATTATGGAAAATGTGAAGAAACATTTTGCCAATGAAGAAGCTTTGAGAGGTATAACATTTGAAATCGCGAAAGGAGAAGTATTTGGTCTACTGGGACCGAGTGGGTCTGGAAAGACGACTACCATCAAAATACTGACAGGGGAACTCGAACCCTCGGAGGGACGGGTTGAAGTGCTGGGCCATTCACACGAAACATTCAATAGTACGCAATATGTAAAATCGCTAGGCATACTCTCGGACAACAGCTCATTGTATGAACGTCTCACTGTTAAAGATAACTTGGCACTTTTCAGAAAGTTATACAGTACAGAGCAGACGAAAGTGAATCAGGTACTGAAAGATGTAGGCCTGGAAGAACATATCAATAAGAAGGTCAAGGACCTGTCCAAAGGTATGAAACAGCGCATACTGCTGTGCAAGGCGGTACTTCATGAACCGGAAGTACTCTTCCTTGATGAACCGACAAGCGCCCTTGATCCTGTGACAACAGACAGCATTCATGCCATGCTCCTTAAAATCAAGTCGCAAGGTACAACAATCATGCTGACGACGCATAATATGGACGAGGCGACAGCGCTCTGTGATACGGTTGCTTTCCTGAACAGTGGCACAGTCATTGACATGGGTTCTCCGGAGTCGCTCAGGCAGGCCTACAAGACCAATGACATCCATATAACATACAGAAATGGGACGACCAGACATATACCGAGACATAAGGAAAACAGGTCACAGCTGGAAAATGCCCTATTCGATCCGGAAGCCGTCAATATAGAAAGCGACTATCCAACATTGGGTGAAGTATTCAAAAAAGTAACGGGAAAGGAGCTTGTCTGA
- a CDS encoding ABC transporter permease, whose protein sequence is MNTGRIMAIFEKDLKEFMRNAMLFTTILLPIFLAFMYSRMGDGEEALPTMLVYLIVGVAFSAILCSGIMTMMAEENEKNTLRGLIQSPASMVDILAGKSLVVILMTAASLVISFLIMDVAFEWSVASVGGLVLLALFFLNVGIAVGLTVDSVATTSVYLLPIMFVFGFTPMIEVIIPDSDHFIRQLTDYLPLYQNIALHENETAVPLLILVAWTLVSFLYVTWAFRKRMSDEAK, encoded by the coding sequence ATGAACACAGGAAGAATCATGGCAATATTTGAGAAGGATCTGAAAGAGTTCATGCGGAATGCGATGCTTTTCACGACAATACTACTCCCCATTTTTCTGGCATTCATGTACTCACGCATGGGTGATGGGGAGGAAGCTCTTCCTACAATGCTCGTATATCTTATTGTCGGCGTCGCATTCTCGGCGATACTATGCAGTGGCATTATGACAATGATGGCTGAGGAGAATGAAAAGAATACATTGAGAGGGCTGATACAGTCACCTGCATCAATGGTGGATATATTGGCCGGTAAGAGCCTTGTCGTTATTCTGATGACTGCCGCTTCTCTTGTCATATCCTTCCTTATTATGGATGTGGCATTTGAATGGTCGGTTGCTTCGGTTGGGGGTCTGGTTCTGCTGGCACTGTTTTTCCTTAATGTCGGCATAGCTGTCGGTCTTACCGTCGATAGTGTAGCTACAACCTCAGTCTATCTGCTGCCAATAATGTTTGTATTCGGCTTCACTCCGATGATTGAGGTGATTATACCGGATTCGGATCATTTCATCAGACAGTTGACCGATTACCTGCCACTGTACCAGAATATCGCACTGCATGAGAACGAAACAGCGGTTCCATTACTCATTCTGGTCGCCTGGACACTTGTGAGTTTCCTCTATGTCACATGGGCTTTCAGAAAGCGTATGAGCGACGAGGCGAAATAG
- the rsmA gene encoding 16S rRNA (adenine(1518)-N(6)/adenine(1519)-N(6))-dimethyltransferase RsmA yields MKDIATVGRTKQILADHGFTFKKSLGQNFLVDLNVIREVLNKAGITERTGVIEVGPGIGSLTEQLAKRAGKVVAFEIDQRLIPVLEDTLSPYANIEVINEDILKADIRRTIAEEFSECDEVIVVANLPYYITTPILMNFLEQNLPIARFYVMMQKEVGERISAAPGSKTYGSLSIAIDYFTEARVVQNVPKSVFMPPPNVDSIIVEMVRRETPKVEVEDEALYFKLTRGAFGQRRKTILNNYSSIFEDGKKKKEAIHQMLEQAGIDPGRRGESLSTEDFAKIYDALKAFPELKVSGEV; encoded by the coding sequence ATGAAGGATATCGCGACAGTAGGAAGAACAAAGCAAATATTGGCAGACCACGGATTCACCTTCAAGAAGAGCCTTGGACAGAACTTTCTCGTCGACCTGAACGTGATCAGGGAAGTGCTGAACAAGGCCGGCATCACGGAGAGGACCGGCGTCATAGAAGTGGGGCCGGGTATCGGCTCATTGACCGAGCAGCTTGCGAAGCGTGCAGGTAAAGTGGTGGCCTTCGAGATTGATCAGCGCCTGATTCCCGTGCTCGAAGATACACTCTCCCCGTACGCCAACATTGAAGTGATCAATGAGGATATATTGAAAGCCGATATCAGAAGGACGATTGCCGAAGAATTTTCGGAATGTGACGAAGTGATTGTCGTTGCGAATCTGCCCTATTACATTACAACGCCCATACTGATGAATTTCCTGGAGCAGAATCTCCCCATTGCGCGCTTTTATGTCATGATGCAGAAGGAGGTGGGGGAACGGATCAGCGCAGCACCGGGCAGCAAGACATATGGGTCATTGTCCATCGCCATCGATTATTTTACAGAAGCACGTGTGGTCCAGAACGTTCCCAAGTCCGTATTCATGCCACCACCGAATGTAGACTCCATCATAGTGGAGATGGTGCGCCGTGAGACACCGAAAGTGGAAGTGGAGGATGAAGCGCTATACTTCAAGCTGACACGTGGTGCATTCGGCCAGAGGCGGAAGACGATCCTCAATAACTATTCGAGTATCTTTGAAGATGGGAAGAAGAAAAAGGAAGCCATCCATCAGATGCTGGAGCAGGCGGGCATCGACCCGGGACGACGCGGCGAGAGTCTTTCTACGGAAGACTTTGCAAAAATATATGATGCACTCAAAGCGTTTCCGGAGCTCAAAGTAAGTGGTGAAGTCTGA
- a CDS encoding Veg family protein, which yields MPKTLVDIKNILDCQLGNPVLLRANGGRKKLIERRGILRETYPSVFVVELDQEEHSFERVSYTYTDVLTSNVEVTFYNEEREAFVIQ from the coding sequence ATGCCAAAAACTTTAGTCGACATCAAAAATATTCTTGATTGTCAATTGGGGAATCCAGTTTTACTCCGTGCAAATGGAGGACGCAAGAAATTGATTGAACGACGGGGTATTCTTAGAGAAACGTATCCTTCTGTCTTCGTCGTAGAGCTCGATCAGGAGGAACATAGCTTTGAAAGAGTGTCATATACATATACGGATGTATTGACATCAAACGTTGAAGTGACATTCTATAATGAAGAGAGAGAAGCATTTGTAATCCAATAA
- a CDS encoding LytTR family DNA-binding domain-containing protein — MDEIRVSEVIGKENGQAIAFEPGESVVIQMPVEYINRIADMLKRSQDIFLLESSMPFYNRLTVREQLKFNAKWHGSGLAVENIIRQYNLEPWQKTRLSKCTEEIIQRMGYIHAMMSSQKNILAVDPLHSATVDNIHLFHKAIHQMKRMEKSMVIITQSTEEAFVLSSDILKLNEQGLKSVATDEASEEPQVTLKRLKAKYQDKTIFIDLEDIEYIESSEGKVLINISREKFVMEGTLAQADENLRSYGFYRCHRSYIVNLKKVKEIISWSKNTYSVVMDNPEKTKIPLSRTKYNEIQELLLHH; from the coding sequence ATGGACGAGATCAGAGTTTCCGAAGTGATTGGTAAAGAGAACGGGCAGGCAATAGCGTTTGAGCCCGGAGAATCAGTCGTTATACAGATGCCGGTGGAGTATATCAACAGAATCGCCGATATGTTGAAACGCTCACAGGACATCTTCTTACTCGAGAGCTCAATGCCCTTCTATAATCGTCTGACAGTACGGGAGCAGCTCAAATTCAATGCAAAGTGGCACGGCAGCGGACTGGCTGTTGAAAATATCATCAGACAATACAACCTCGAACCATGGCAGAAGACGCGACTTTCCAAATGTACTGAGGAGATTATCCAGAGGATGGGTTATATCCATGCAATGATGTCTTCACAGAAAAATATTCTTGCAGTAGATCCTCTGCATAGTGCAACGGTCGATAATATCCATCTATTCCATAAAGCCATTCATCAGATGAAACGGATGGAAAAATCTATGGTGATTATTACGCAGAGCACAGAAGAAGCGTTCGTACTGTCATCAGACATATTGAAACTCAATGAGCAGGGACTCAAATCAGTGGCAACAGACGAGGCTTCGGAGGAACCACAGGTTACGCTCAAGAGGCTGAAGGCAAAATACCAGGATAAAACGATCTTCATAGACCTTGAAGATATAGAATATATCGAAAGCAGTGAAGGGAAGGTACTGATAAATATTTCCCGGGAAAAGTTCGTGATGGAGGGCACACTTGCCCAGGCAGACGAAAATTTGAGAAGTTACGGCTTCTACAGATGTCATCGTTCATACATCGTCAACCTGAAAAAGGTGAAGGAGATCATTTCCTGGTCGAAAAATACATATTCGGTGGTCATGGATAACCCGGAAAAGACCAAGATTCCCTTATCCAGGACAAAATATAATGAGATTCAGGAGTTATTGTTGCACCACTAG
- a CDS encoding NADPH-dependent FMN reductase, protein MVKIGIITGSTRPARVNLQVAEWVKDFAEKMDLDAQFEIVDIKEYEFPMFNEDVPPAMANKEYSKDTVNAWSQKIDELDGFIFITPEYNKSITSSLKNAIDYIGPEWGNKAAGIVGYGSTLAVAATLSLRQILGNLNIATVTPFGAFSLFTDFENMTTFKPAELHNATMENVITTTVNWSKGLKTIR, encoded by the coding sequence ATGGTTAAAATTGGAATTATTACAGGCAGCACACGCCCTGCACGCGTCAATCTGCAGGTTGCAGAATGGGTAAAGGATTTCGCAGAAAAGATGGACCTGGATGCGCAATTCGAAATCGTCGATATCAAAGAATACGAGTTCCCGATGTTCAATGAAGACGTACCGCCTGCCATGGCGAACAAGGAATACTCCAAGGATACGGTCAATGCGTGGTCCCAGAAGATTGATGAGCTTGATGGCTTCATATTCATCACACCTGAGTACAATAAGAGCATCACTTCTTCCCTGAAGAATGCCATCGACTATATCGGACCGGAATGGGGCAACAAGGCAGCAGGCATCGTAGGCTATGGTTCCACACTGGCAGTTGCGGCGACACTCTCCCTGCGTCAGATCCTCGGCAACCTGAACATCGCAACGGTAACGCCGTTCGGTGCCTTCAGCCTGTTCACCGATTTTGAGAACATGACGACTTTCAAACCGGCGGAGCTGCACAATGCGACGATGGAGAACGTCATCACGACGACAGTGAACTGGTCCAAAGGACTCAAAACAATCAGATAG